The following is a genomic window from Planctomycetia bacterium.
CTTAGTCCCCCGAACTCCTGGCTTGTCATCGTATTTGCCACAGGCACCCAGGTTTGCCCATCCCACAATGCAACGTTGGTAGCAGCAATTTCATTGATTTTGCGGAAGTCTCCCCCGACTACGATTTGTGGTGTCCCGCCCGTATCGTCACCGAAATTTACCGCCTCCACCGCATAGACGTTGACAGGGTTTTCGATGTTTCCAAGCGAATTCCATTCCTCGCCGTTCCAAACTGCCACCGATTGAGTAATGTTGCTCCCCGCCGCATAGAAATAACCAAATGCATAAAGCTGCTCTGGCCGAGGTCCATTGCCGTCGGGATCGATCGCTCGCAAAGCGTGAGGCCCACGCCAAAGGCCATTCCCAACGCCCACGAATTCGGTGCCGTCCCATTGGATAAAGCCCCTGACCGTATCCAGATCACTCCAGAAACCCCCTCCGGCGAAAAAGCTGGCATCGCGTCCACCGTCACTGTCGTCGTCGAACATCCCGAAACTCGTAACATCGGAATAGCCCCATCTACGAATCACGGTTTGCAGGGGGCTCCACTCGAATCCGCTCCATAGAGCTACCCCACCTGGATATGATCCAGATTTGTTGGTAACAAGTGAACGGGGCAGTGGTCCTTCGCCGTCGACATCGAACACGCCAAGTTTGTCCGAGTATGACTGGCCGACTCCGGGCACCGGTGACCAAGTGTTCCCATCCCATCGCACATGCCGCAGGTAATTGGGGTAATTGGGCAGGCGGATGTACCCCGTTGCATACAAGTAGCCCTGACCTGGGTAATCTCCGTCGGGATCGAAGAACGCGAGGTCGTCGATCCAGCCGCTCAACCCATCTCCTATCTGCGACCAAGCATTGCCATCCCACTTTGCGCACATTTGGACCGGCGCAGTGGGATGCCACCATCGGAAATCTCCGCCTGCGTAGAGCGCAGCGGGCAATGGACCCGGGCCATCTTCGTCAAAAGCGACAAGTGCATTTACCTGGCCGCCTGTGACGTACACGGATTCGTCTGCCGGTGACCATTGTGAACCGTTCCAGCACCAAATGCCGGTTTCGATTCGACCTGCGGCGAAGAGCCTTGGTAACCCAGGGCCGGAGCCGTCATCATCAAATACTGCAAGATCGTAGATGGGCCCAGCCGGATGGAAGCACGGCGGTGCGCAAACACGTGTCCATGCGGTTCCATCCCAACGGAATATTCCGCCCTGGCCGTTGATTGCGAACCCGTAGCCGACGACGTAGAGACTCTCCGGAATCGGCCCTGGCCCGTCTTCATCAAACACCGTCATCGCGAGGACTCCCGTGTAGGGTGAACCTGACGAAACCGACGAAGCGCTTCCCCCGACGTCGGTCCATCGCACCCCATCCCAACGAGCGATTGCCGCCACCCACGGACCGCCGACACCTGCGGTGCGAAACGATCCGCCGGCGAAAAGGCTTGGCAGGCCCGGGCCGGGGCCGTCTTCGTCGAAGACGGCCATACACCGAACGACTCCACCGTCGAGGTCTCCGGTAGCAAACTGATCCGACCAGCCCGGTTCGGGTTGCCCCAGAACGGACTGTGAAGTCGCCGCCACGGCACCTAAGGCCCAGTACATCGCGCATTTTCTTTTCATCGACGGCCTCCTTAGCTACACAAAGCCGAGAGCCTCCTTTGCTGCATTGAGAGCCTCCTCTTCAACCACCATCAGCCTCCCTTCACCGGCAAAATCCTTGCGCAGGCGGCCCGCCTGCGATGTTTGCAGTTGACATGCGCCGCCCTGACGCTCAGCGACGCGGACCCATCGCTGCCCGGCTTGGCGCGCGGAATTATCGTGTGCACGACGTAGCGCGCGCAAACCAAGCGCGTAAGCAACGCACACTCAATTGTCGAGATGAAACGGATCGTGATATAAAGGGAGGCGGGAGGGAGTCGGCCGATGGCCGTCAATTGACAACCACCGGGAATACCAGCTTAAGAATGAATAAATGGCAAATACGGGATGATTCGACTCCTACCGGATCCACTTTCATACGACGGATGCCGATTCCTCACGACTTTACTATACCCGATAACTCGGGCATCGGCAACATTTTTCTACCGCGGTGAAAGCAATCCGCGCGGCACTCGACGAGTTTAAGACGTTCGCGTGAAGGCATGACCAGGGACTCGTCGCACGCTTCGTCCCAGGCTTGGCGTTCGGCATGGCGGTTAATCGTCTAACCGGGTCGGTTGGTAGTTCGCTGCCCAAGCGGCTAAATTATCCTCTGAAATGGCCGCGCAAAAGAAAACGCCAAGCCCGCACTTCGAGGCCTCTGAGTCCTTTGCCCGCGGGCTGGACGAAAAAGACCCGCTTCGCGCATTCCGAGATCGCTTCTGCATTCCGACCGGCCGGGACGGCAAGCCGGTCATCTATTTCTGCGGCAACTCGCTCGGGCTCATGCCGAAGGCGGCAAAGGATGCGGTCGAACAGGAGTTGGAAGACTGGGCGCGGCTCGGCGTGGACGCGCACTTCGACGGCCGGTCGCCGTGGTACCGCTATCACGAGCAATTCCGCGAGGCGGCGGCGCGACTCGTCGGGGCGCAGCCCGGCGAAGTCGTCATGATGAACAGCCTGACGGTGAACCTGCACCTGATGCTGGCGACCTTCTATCGACCCACGCGCAGCCGTTACAAGATCCTAATCGACACACCCTGCTTTCCCTCGGACATGTACGCCGTCAAGAGCCAGGCGGCGATGCACCGGTTCGATCCGAATGATGCCGTTGTCATGACACGACCTCGGGAAGGCGAGCACTGCATGCACACCGGCGACATCGAATCGCTGCTGGAGGATCATGGCGACATGATCTCGCTCGTGTTGTTTGCGGGTGTGAACTTTTTTACCGGTCAGCACTACGACCTCCGGCGCATCATCGCGATGGCGAAGCGCGAGGGCTGCGTGGTCGGACTCGATCTGGCCCACGCCGCAGGAAATGTGCCGCTCTCATTGCACGACTGGGGCGTCGATTTCGCGGTGTGGTGCAGCTACAAGTATCTCAACTGCGGACCGGGTGCGGTCGCGGGGTGCTATGTACATGAGCGTCATGCGAGCAATCCCAGTCTGCCCCGGCTGGCGGGATGGTGGGGCAACGATCCGGCGACTCGATTTCAGATGCACCTGTTGCCGGATTTTGTGCCGGTTAGCACGGCGGACGCGTGGCAGGTGAGCAATCCTCCGATCTTTTCGATGGCGCCGCTGCGGGCGTCACTGACCATCTTCGACGAGGCGGGGATGCCGGCGCTGCGTACCAAGTCGGAAATGTTGACGGGCTATTTGCGATTTCTCATCGAGACGATGCCGTCGAAGCGATTTGAGATCATCACGCCAAGCGAGCCCGCGGCGCATGGTTGTCAGCTTTCGATCCTCGCCCGGGACGACGCCAAGGGACTGTTCAAGCGGCTGGAGGAGGCGGGGATCAAGGGCGACTTTCGAGAACCAAATGTCATCCGCGTGGCGCCCGTACCGCTGTACAACACGTTTCACGAAGTGTGGCAGTTTGCGCAGGTTCTCGCCGAGAAGGCCTAGCGCCGCAGCCGTCCGCGTACCCGGCAGTCTCTATTTTTCCAAGTGTTTCCGCATCGCCTTGTCGAAAAGCCACATCCAGCCCTGGTGCGTGCTCTCCAGCTTGGCGTCGGTGATCTGTCCAAATGAGGTGTCCGAAACCTGCAATATCGTTTTTTTGCCGGACTTTTTGAAGGTGAATTTCAGATTGACCATCGCGGGGCCGCCGAACGCGGGCGTGAGGTAACCGATGAGGTCCACCGATTTGCCGGGATCGACACCGATGACGTTGCCCCATACGAGACCGGCGCCGTTGCCCCAGTCTTCGTACATGCGGCCGCCGAGCTTGGCTTCGATGTGGAAGCCCTTGGGCGACGGGACGTTGTAGAATTCCGCCGGCCACCACTTGGAGGTTTCGCTGAACAGTGCCTTCCAGACGCGCTTGACGTCGGCGTTGAAGGTGAATTCGAGTTCGGCCCGGGCCACGCCGAAGTCGGTCTTCGTCTTACTTTTTTTTCCTGCCATTTTTTTTGTCACCTTTCCGGCCTTCAATGTGCCGCTGAAGACTCAACAATCCCGTCGCCCAGACCGCTCCGTAGGGGCGCACCCAACGTTCGTAGATCGCGCGGATGGGCACCGCGTTCAGATGATTCCACCGCTCCCGGCCGCGCCGGCGAACGACGACAAGCCCGGCGGACTCGAGGACGGCGAGGTGCTTCATGACGGCGAAGCGTGAGAGTCGTCGAAACGACTCGGCCAGTGCGCCGGTGGTTCGCGGTCCGTCGCGGAGCAGATCGAGGATTCGCCGCCGAGTGGGGTCGGCCAGGGCTCGCCAGACGGCATCCGATGCCGAAGATTCCATATGTGACCATATGGTAACATATTAACGGGTGGAACTGCAAGGGGTATTCGTCGGACTTCAGAATGGGCGAATTTCGAGAGAATCCGCGCTGGGGTGGACTGGATATTCAAACTGCTCGATGTCTCTCTGGTGACACAGTGTCGCGCCATGGCGCCCGATGGCATCGCGGGAGGAGATCCCGGTAAGCCCGGAGTGAATTCGCTCATTCGGGCGGGGTCCAAGTCCGACGAGTCCGCCGAATTCATGCCGTCGATCTGTCACCGACTTGTTCAGGCCGGCGATGTTCTAATTGTTGAAACACTCGGCGGAGGCGGCTATGGAAGTGCGCCGAATGCGATTGGCGATGTCCCCCCAGAGTCGGGGCGGTGCTCACAGCAACGCTGGCAGCCATACTCCTCTTCCTCGGAAGCTATTCGGCTGTTGAAAAGCTACTGACGTGTCTGGTCGGGCTGATGGGCGCCGCGTTTATCGTGACGGCGATCATGATCGGGCCCGACATTCGTCACCTGCTTTCAGGTCTCCTATCACCGAGCCTGCCGCCCCACTCGGTCTTGACGGTCATGGCACTCATTGGGACCACGGTTGTCCCCTATAACCTTTTCCTCCATGCGAGCGCAGTCCAGCAGGGATGGAGCGAGGAACTTCCACTGGGGAGGGCATTGCGCGAATCGCGATGGGACACTGGCCTCTCCATCGGGTTCGGCGGATTCATCACCACCGCGGCGATTGTCACCGCGGCCGGTCTTCATGGCGACGCGGCAGCCATTGACGGTGCAAGTGACATGGCACGGCAGCTCAGGCCGTGTGCTTCTCAAACTCAATTTCGATCGTCGCGATTTTGTGCGGCCCCAGGGCAACTTCAAGGATCTGGCCGCCGTGCATCGAGAGTTTTTCTTCGCGTTCCTCCAGCAGATTTGTCCGCCACGCCGCCTCAGCTTTCTTGCCAAGTCTCAGCGTCTCCGTAACTGCTGTGTCAGACTGATTGAACACGCGTACGACAAGTGTGTCTCGCGTCTCATGCTTCTTGATCGCAGTGATCGCTGCGTGCGAAGATGTCGCTTCGACGAGTCCCGCTCCCCCGAGCACCTGCAAGTCCTCAACGCCCTGAACCACGAGCGGGGGCACACGCCACGCCTGACAAGCGTGTCTGACTCTCGCTGACAGCCAGCTTCCGACATAGGGCATGACGGCGTACTCGAATCGATGAGTACCGATGCATTGTGCGTCCGGTGTACTCAAGGTGGGGCCTGCATTTTGCCGACGCCGAGTTGAGAAATCGTCCCTTGATAGCCACCCGACGCACCGCAGCAACGTCATTGCCATTCCCACGCCGCCAGTGCCATCGTTGAGCGGCTCCATCTCCGGCAGTCCACGGTTGAAAACCGCCAGCCCGCCGCGATCATCCTCGACCGCCGAGAATTCCTGCTGCGGGTACGTTTTCGGGCTTGGCTGGACCCATGTAGAACCATCCGGTCGATCCAAGGGCCGCGCGTTGACGAAGAAGTGGCCGTCGCTCCAGATCCGATCAGTCTTGATGCCGAACGGGAATCGTGCTCGGAGTCGATGGTCCCTCGCGAGATTTTCAATTTCAAGCTTGATATCAACGACACCATTTAGCGCATTGAGTCCGATTCGTGCCCGTACCCGGCAAGCTACGCGGTCTTTCGTGCGGGCCGAGCGATCCGGCATGATGGCTGACGGTAGCGCCAGGTCAAATTGAACTTCCAGCGCGCCCACGAGGCCGGAATCTCGATAAGTTGTGATCGCTCCAGCGATTCCTGCCGCTGTGATCGTCTCCGTCTTTTCGCACGGCGCGAAGTCGTATTCGTCTCCGATGTCCTCGGTATCCTCAAGGAAGTTCATCCCTTGGTAGGTTCGTCCGGTGGACTTGTCGGTCAGGTCAAATGTCGCATTGGGATGAACAACGACACGACAGAATGCGTTCTCAATGATGGGGCCCTTGATGACAACTGGCTGCGGCAGATCCCGGGACGTCGCGGTCGCAGGCCTGTCGGTCAGGCAATAATTGACATGGCCCACCGGCGGCAGTTCGTCCGCCACGAATTGAAGCAGAACATATCGATCCGTGAGCGGTGTCTCGACTTTGTCCCTCAGTATCCGTGGCCCGAAGTCGCGACGATAGACCTCGAACTGGTCGAGTTGTGGTTGAACATCGAGAAACAGCCGGTAGTCCACGCCCCAGAATCGCTCCACGTACGCGAGATCAATGATTGCGTGCGGCAGCTCGCGACCCCGGGAGTCAACAAGCCGCAGTTGATCCACGTCGGCGCAGCAAGGCTGCAGAATCACAAGCCGTTCGATCACGGCCGAGCGCCGATGAGGGAGCGTGTTCGCCACGCACAGAACCGTGTCCCTATCGCCGGCGTCCTCCCGGGCGAATTCGGGCGCGAGAGCTTCCATTTGGCGAACCATCGCCTCTTCCGCCGTGTCTATCACGCCGCGGAAACGGGGAATCATTTCGGCGTGCACTTCATCAATGCTGCATCCGCAGATCGAATCGTGCGGATGATTCTTGAGAAGAAGCTTCCATGCGTACGCGATCGCCCCCGCCGGGTATTGCCATCCCAGCATGAAATGAACATAGGCCGACAGCGGCTCGAGATATGCTGACAGCAGCGATTGGCACCGGTCGTTGAGCTGCTTGAGGTACATCCTCGCCGACCAGACACCCGACAGCACATGGGCGAGCTTGCCGCTCATCAACTCGCCGCGATACGACTTGAGCTGATGTCCGCACTTCCGGACATCGCGAAGATACTCCGACAAATCGCTGTGACGAAACTCGACGTCGGAAAAGTCCACACGGAGCCGGGCCATGATGCGGGCAAAATCTCGTTGCGGCGGAAAGTGATCGCAGCCATTGTTGAGCAGAGCGACGGATGATCGGGCGCGCTCGCCGATGACTCGAAGCAGCTCGCCGACGCGCTTGGATGCGAGGTCCAGATCCACAGTCTTGCGAGTATGGGAATGCCATATTTCGCGATGACCCAGCCCAGCCGCATTGCAGTATCCGCCGGTCTGTTGAATGGCGAGCACTTCACTGCCGTCGGGCGCCACCCAGGTATACTCTAGGCCAAGCTCGTCAATTTCGTCGCCGTTACCCCTCCAGTAAATAAACGAATCGAGCTTCGACTGCCGGAGTAGCTGCGGCATCTGGGCGACGTGCCCAAAGGTATCCGGCATGTACCCGACCTGGTTCCAACCCCCCATTTCCTGACACACACGATGCCCGATGAGTACGTTTCGAACCATCGCCTCGGCGCCGACCAGAAACTCATCCGGAAGAATATACCATGGCCCAATGGAAAGCCGCCCGGCCCGAATGTGATTGCGAAGTCGTTCCTTATCTTCCGGGTGAATCTCGAGGTAGTCCTCCAGAATCACCGCCTGCCCATCGAGCAGGAAATGCTTGAACTCTGAATCGCTTTCCAGCGCTTCCATGACCGCCTGAACGGTCCGGCATAGCCACGTTCGATAGACGTGAAATGTACGATACCACTCTCGATCCCAGTGGGTATGTGAGACAATATGTGCGACGCGCGGGTGGTTTTTCATGAGACAGACTCACACGCATCCAGAATCTCATTGATCGTGGTCCTGGCCAGGCAGACGCAGGTGTCTGCGGCGCCGTAGTAAACCCGAACGATGCTGTCCATTTCGGCGACGCCCTCTGTGCCCGGTGAATCGATGATCATGCCGCTGGGGAAAACGACATTCGGGACCTGACCCGTCAACTCATACTGTTCACGTGGTTCAAGTAGGTTCCGGCGGCTCCGAGCAAGGACCTTCCGCGGATTGGAATAGTCCAGAAGCACGGCCCCCGCCTGGTAGATATTGACGCTGGCGAAGTGAGTTGCAATGCCATGATAGAGATGCAGCCATCCGTGGCGCGTTCGCACCGGCGGCGGACCCGAGCCGATTAATTCGTCCCAATACCGCCAGCGTCCGTCCATGACGGGCCCGGCGCTTCGCCATGAAACAAGATCGTCTGACTCCGCAAGTTCGATCATCGAACCCGAGACCGGCCCTCCGTTCTTCGCCGGTTGATTCGGTCGTTGAAGCCGAAGAAATCGCCCGCCGATTCGCTCCGGAAAGAGTACGCCGTTTCGCCGGTCACCCTCCGGATCAAAGGAAACCAGCTCAAAATCGCCCTCATTAAGACATCGTCCAATGGCCAGGCGACATCCTTCATCCGTATCAACTGCGAATACCCCGTACAGGTCTCCTTCGAGAATGGTCAGGCGCGGGTCGTAGATGTGATAGGCGCGAAGCGGCTGCCGCTCGATTCCTCGCAGATCGACAACGTCTGGGTGCACAATCCAGCGCTCGCCGCCGTCGCCCGGTCGCTCCGCCCACATCAGCAGGGTCTGTCGTCCGCGCGACTGGACTCTGAGCAGCAGGCGATCTCTGCCTTTCCAATGAACCGCCCCGGGATTAAAGACGGACGATACGTCGACAAGGTCGGGTCGACCGGGCGGAATGTCGGACCGGGTGATAATGGGATTGCTGCTGTACCGCCTCACTGGGCCACCTTCTCGTCGCGCACGATGCCGTCATCATGGACATCGCGCTTCATCGTTCGAAGCTGCTGTAACATCGCATGGATGTCCTTGAATCCGCCAATTGTGAACCAGATAACCACTGTCAGTGCAATGCCGACCTGAATCCAGACATAGACCTGCCAAAAACGCATCCAGCCCGCATCGAATTGACGAAATCCCTCCCCGGACGATCCCACCGTGAGCATGTAAACCGTGCCAACCGCAAAAACGATGACCCATGCGGCCGTCCACAAATAGGTGCTGATGTACAGGAATTTATCACGACGGGAAAAATAGCGATTCATGCCCAATACGCGCCAACCGACGGACGTCTCTCCCTCAGTCTCGGGTTGACAGGTCTCGACCGCATGTTTTCCGCGATGCAGGAGACTGTCCAGTTCAAACTTCCGCGGGCGATAGATCAGCGACACAACAACGTATGTTGCCAGGCAGCATGGCATGGCCAGGCCCCACAACTCCTGCCCGTTCGGCAGATGGCTGCTCAGCCATTCGCCGATCGCATCGACGCGAACTTCTCCAAGCCAGTTCAGCACGCCCCAGAGTGTACGCCCGCGTTCATGATAATCGGTATTTGCGCTCGCCAGCACGAGTCCGCCGAGGGCGATCCCGATCCCCAGAATCGCGGCAGCCCAAGCTCCTTCCGTGGTACCGCGCCTCCAGTACAGACCGCCGATGATAACGGCGCCCGACCACCCGGCGAAGATCGCTCCCGTCAGTGCGAGGAATAGCGCGATGGCCTGATTCTGCTCGTAGCAAAGCGCAAAGACAAACGTGAAAGCCGCGACGCCCAGGGCGGAAATCCGAAGCAGCAGCAAGTGACCGCGCGGTGAAATGGGCTTGCGCCGCAAAGGCAGAATCACGTCCTGAATCAGGATGCTGCTCCACGAATGCATATAAGCGCTTTGGGTACTGATGGACGCGCACAACATCAGTGCGGCGAATGCACCGAGAAGACCAGCCGGAAGCAAACCGGCGAGTGCCACGGGGACCCTCATCTGGCTCCGTGTTTCCAGATTGGCAATGTCGGACAATTGCGAGTCGACTCGCGTCTGCAGGTCGCCCCATGCCGCGTGATGCATCACGACAAAGATCAGGATCGGCAGAAGCATGATGAGCAGGCTCTGCGGGTAGCCGCGCCAAGTGCCGATCACCATTCCCATCTTCGCTTCGTGAGCACTCTTCGCCGAACTGTTATATCCCTGGGTACCCTGCCAGGACATTGCGTTGTACACGACCCCCATTACCCCGATGATGAAGAATCGAAAGTTAAAGGTCTCGACGTATCCTGTGTCGAATGGATTGATCTTGGAATGGCCCGGCGGCACCTGGGTCAGCACGTCGCTGATGTGCCGCCACGGGATTATCAGCAGCAAAAAAACCGCTAATCCCACGAACACTACATTAGCGAAAGCGCCCTGCAGAAAACTGGTCATCATGGCGGTCACCTGCCCGCCGCGGAAAACAAAGAAAACGGCCGTACCGAGCAGGAACAACATTACTAGGGGATAGGTCGGCGCGGAAAGAGGCCCGACCTGCAGCCGCTCCGGCAGGTGTATGAAGTGCATGAAGAAGCGCGCTTCGACGGCGGGAAAGATCCCGAAGTTGATAATGCCGGCCCCGAACGCAACCAGTCCGGCGAAGATCCGAAATCGTCTGCTGTAGCGGCGCTCGAAGAACTCCGCGAGCGTCAGGCAGCGGGTCGCCCGAAATCGATAATTGACCCAGCCGGTTACCGCCAGGACGACGACGACGACGGCCATGCTCATTCCCCACCACGACATGGCGAATCCGGCTTCGTAGTTCATCTGGAAGTCACGAATGATGCTGATGCCACCGAGACCCGCCATCCCCGAGGCAATCGCAAGAAGATAGCGGCCTGCCGTGCGGCCCGCGGAGAGATAATCCGCGACGCCCCGCATCCGTCGCCCTGCCTTCATCGCGCCGAAAAACAGGACGCAGTACATGCCTACGACAATGGACCAGTCGACGATGGTCATGGTGCCTCAAGGAGCTTGCCGGCAACGATCCCAGGGCGTCGCCGGCATGAGCTTATAGCGAATGCACAGGAGCCGACAGTTCCCTTAGTTGCTGCGCATAACCTTGCGAGCTGGCGATGCACACAAGCGAACCAGAGGACTTGATTTCCGGAGGTCATGCACACGCCAAAATGACTGCATGGCCCGAGCCCAGGCAGAATCCGAGATGCGCACGTCGGACCAAGCCGGCCGAGGAGTTCCCGATACACATGGCATGTGCATGGATTGGAAACGCCCAGAAATGAAGAGAAGAGATACCGCCGAAATCGCGATGACGACCCGAAAAACGCGTTTGAAGGTGCCAAAGCTATGTCACATACTGGCCCCCAAGGATTCGAACCTTGACAAACAGATCCAGAGTCTGTCGTGCTACCGTTACACTAGGGGCCAAAAACGAACAGACGAGTCTAGCCGGGCTGCGGATCATGTCAAGAAAGCCGCCTGATTCCGGGCAAGGTCCGTGAATACGCAAGTCTTGTGAAAGCCCTTGCTTAGTGGCGATTGCGCCACGGTTCGGCAGGGGAAGCGTCTCGCGATGGCGCGACCGTGAGGCGTATCGGCGAAACAAAAAGCTCCCCCGTGGGGGCGAGGTTCGCCGGCCACGGGGGAGTCGGTTGAATTATAAACGCCGTGCCGCGCGAGGGCGGTGCCATCGAGACGACGCCGGCGTGGGTGATGTCATTGAGCGCCCGGCGTCATCGGACCCGGCATGGAGGAACCAGGGATCGAGTATCCCGAAATCGGGGAGCCGGGAATTCTGCCGCCGGAGTTGCTGACTCCAGCCATGACGGACATCGGCATGTTGCCGATGGCGGTCATCGGGACGGGGAGGCCGTTGGGGCCGACTGCAACCATGGCCGGCGCGCCGAAGGGCATTGCGCCGCCGGGTGCATACGCATGGCCAGCCGTCATCGCGGGGACGGCGTTCTGTGCGATTTGCTTGAGAACGGCGTCGGGCGGAGCGAATTCGCGGTCTTCGCGTTCGCGCTGGGGCTCGGTGCTTCCCATAAGGTACTGCATCATGCACCAGAAGCGGACGCAGAGTCGCCGCGAGGTTTCAAACTCGGCCGTGGCGTCGAAGGCCAAGCGCAGTCCGGCGAGGCCGATGTGGGCCGGCGTCGGGATGTGCTGAAGCGTTTCGACCCAGTGAAAGTCGTGGTCCGTCGAGCAGGTCTCGTCGCCGGCGAGGAGGACGTCCTTCACCTTTCCGGAGGTGCTCATTTCGACGGCCGCGATCGGCTGTACGAAGTCCACGATGCGACCGCCGCCGAGTTTCTGGCAGGGCGACAGGGCGATCAGACCAGCGACGGCGCGCGTCTCGGTGACGAATGCCAACCATGACGAGCCAAGCTGCATGGCGAGCCGGTTGGGGTCGCCGCAGAGCAAGTGCACCTGGCTGAAAAGTTCCCGGGCGGGTTCGCCGAGGTTCATCAGCGTGAGTGTCTGCAGCATGACGTGCCATCGGATGTAGGCCGGGGGCACGGGCGAGTTTGCCTGGATCGTGACGGCGGCGACGGGATCGCTGCCGAGGGTTTCGATCATGCCACTGACGTAGGCCGGGCCGAGCTTGAGGGTGGCGAAGACATCCGCGAAGAGCGTCTCATGCCACTGCGCCCAGAGGACGGCCGCCTGTGGGCGAACGCCGCCGGAGACGGACTCGGTCTGAAGCTTGCCGGCGATTTCCCAACTGATGTTGAGATCGTGATAGACGCAGCGGCCCACGTCGTGGGCGACGGCGACGATGCTCCAGGGCTGGCCGATGAGCCGGCGCGGGATCGTCACGAGCGAGACCGGGATCTGTCGACCGAGGTTCATGCCGTGCTGCACGTGGTGCTGCCACGGAACGCGACCCTCGGGCACGTCGGCGAGATAGGCCAGCGGCGTGCGAGAGAGGCATTCCTTGGACACCAGTCCCCGCTGATGAGCGAGCTTGACGGTCGGCAGGTACAGATCGCGCATGATCGCGTCGATGGTGACGAGCTTCTGATGCAGCTCGTGACTGGTGTGCTGCCGCAGGACCTGGAAGACAAAACCGAAGGTGTCCTCGTTGGGCAGCACGGTGCGCAGTTCGGCGTCGTTGATGATCGCCAGGGCATCGTGGGGCCGACCCTGATCGAGCATGGTTCTTGCGCGATCGAGCTGGTCGTTGGTCTGCTCGAGGACGTAGTCATACCAGCGCGAGAGGGTCTTGAGCTGGGTGGCGACGGATTTGAGCCTCGTTCGCGTCAACTCAAGATCATTGGGAAAAGCGGCCTGCTCGGCCGGGGTAAACCGGACGAGCAGGTCTTCCTTCATTTCGCCTGAGACCTCGTCGCAATAGAGAGACCAGCGTCTGAGGCTGGCCTGAATATGGCGGGCGCGGTTGCGCAGGCTGACGAGTTTCTGTTGAATCGTGTTCATCGTGCTATTCCTTCTCGGGCATCACCCGTAATTGCTTCCCGAAAGAACGCTTAGCCGGCTTGTCGCATCAGATGCAGCAAGTGGGCGAGCACGAATTGACGACGCCGAACGGGCTGTAGTTTGGAACGGTCGATGCGGCACCGAATCCGCCGACGGTTGACAGCGGGTTGAGGCCGTAGGAATTGTTGACAAACGGCGTGGTGGTCGAGATCGGGGAGAAGCCGTTGGTCGGGTTCCAGTTGTTCCAGGGGGTCGTGTTGTTCCAGGGCGTCGCTGCGAACGACGGGATCGCCG
Proteins encoded in this region:
- the kynU gene encoding kynureninase — its product is MAAQKKTPSPHFEASESFARGLDEKDPLRAFRDRFCIPTGRDGKPVIYFCGNSLGLMPKAAKDAVEQELEDWARLGVDAHFDGRSPWYRYHEQFREAAARLVGAQPGEVVMMNSLTVNLHLMLATFYRPTRSRYKILIDTPCFPSDMYAVKSQAAMHRFDPNDAVVMTRPREGEHCMHTGDIESLLEDHGDMISLVLFAGVNFFTGQHYDLRRIIAMAKREGCVVGLDLAHAAGNVPLSLHDWGVDFAVWCSYKYLNCGPGAVAGCYVHERHASNPSLPRLAGWWGNDPATRFQMHLLPDFVPVSTADAWQVSNPPIFSMAPLRASLTIFDEAGMPALRTKSEMLTGYLRFLIETMPSKRFEIITPSEPAAHGCQLSILARDDAKGLFKRLEEAGIKGDFREPNVIRVAPVPLYNTFHEVWQFAQVLAEKA
- a CDS encoding glycoside hydrolase family 130 protein, translating into MRRYSSNPIITRSDIPPGRPDLVDVSSVFNPGAVHWKGRDRLLLRVQSRGRQTLLMWAERPGDGGERWIVHPDVVDLRGIERQPLRAYHIYDPRLTILEGDLYGVFAVDTDEGCRLAIGRCLNEGDFELVSFDPEGDRRNGVLFPERIGGRFLRLQRPNQPAKNGGPVSGSMIELAESDDLVSWRSAGPVMDGRWRYWDELIGSGPPPVRTRHGWLHLYHGIATHFASVNIYQAGAVLLDYSNPRKVLARSRRNLLEPREQYELTGQVPNVVFPSGMIIDSPGTEGVAEMDSIVRVYYGAADTCVCLARTTINEILDACESVS
- a CDS encoding helix-turn-helix transcriptional regulator, with the translated sequence MESSASDAVWRALADPTRRRILDLLRDGPRTTGALAESFRRLSRFAVMKHLAVLESAGLVVVRRRGRERWNHLNAVPIRAIYERWVRPYGAVWATGLLSLQRHIEGRKGDKKNGRKKK
- a CDS encoding sodium:solute symporter, with the protein product MTIVDWSIVVGMYCVLFFGAMKAGRRMRGVADYLSAGRTAGRYLLAIASGMAGLGGISIIRDFQMNYEAGFAMSWWGMSMAVVVVVLAVTGWVNYRFRATRCLTLAEFFERRYSRRFRIFAGLVAFGAGIINFGIFPAVEARFFMHFIHLPERLQVGPLSAPTYPLVMLFLLGTAVFFVFRGGQVTAMMTSFLQGAFANVVFVGLAVFLLLIIPWRHISDVLTQVPPGHSKINPFDTGYVETFNFRFFIIGVMGVVYNAMSWQGTQGYNSSAKSAHEAKMGMVIGTWRGYPQSLLIMLLPILIFVVMHHAAWGDLQTRVDSQLSDIANLETRSQMRVPVALAGLLPAGLLGAFAALMLCASISTQSAYMHSWSSILIQDVILPLRRKPISPRGHLLLLRISALGVAAFTFVFALCYEQNQAIALFLALTGAIFAGWSGAVIIGGLYWRRGTTEGAWAAAILGIGIALGGLVLASANTDYHERGRTLWGVLNWLGEVRVDAIGEWLSSHLPNGQELWGLAMPCCLATYVVVSLIYRPRKFELDSLLHRGKHAVETCQPETEGETSVGWRVLGMNRYFSRRDKFLYISTYLWTAAWVIVFAVGTVYMLTVGSSGEGFRQFDAGWMRFWQVYVWIQVGIALTVVIWFTIGGFKDIHAMLQQLRTMKRDVHDDGIVRDEKVAQ
- a CDS encoding hydantoinase B/oxoprolinase family protein, giving the protein MDWIFKLLDVSLVTQCRAMAPDGIAGGDPGKPGVNSLIRAGSKSDESAEFMPSICHRLVQAGDVLIVETLGGGGYGSAPNAIGDVPPESGRCSQQRWQPYSSSSEAIRLLKSY